Proteins from a genomic interval of Salmo salar chromosome ssa14, Ssal_v3.1, whole genome shotgun sequence:
- the plekhj1 gene encoding pleckstrin homology domain-containing family J member 1 — protein sequence MRFNEKELISLSRQPSERAAELGMRGPKKGDVVKKRLVKLVVNFLFYFRTDEEEPQGALLLEQCRVEREDSQAFSITFLDEAERKYLFECDSQEQCQEWIDSIIKASYEFMRKNLIFYRTEIHRLTGKDPLEQYGIEDETRFQVTSGLQLMPKDI from the exons ATGCGTTTCAATGAGAAGGAACTCATTTCGTTGAGTCGCCAGCCATCTGAGAGGGCGGCGGAACTTGGCATGCGAGGACCGAAGAAAGGAGATG TTGTAAAGAAGAGGTTGGTGAAGCTGGTGGTTAATTTCCTGTTCTACTTCCGAACTGATGAGGAGGAG CCTCAGGGTGCCTTGTTGCTAGAGCAGTGTCGGGTAGAAAGAGAGGACAGCCAAGCCTTCTCTATCA CTTTCCTAGATGAGGCAGAGAGGAAGTACCTGTTTGAGTGTGACTCCCAGGAGCAGTGTCAGGAGTGGATTGACTCCATCATCAAGGCCAG TTATGAGTTCATGAGGAAGAACTTGATCTTCTATCGCACAGAAATCCACCGGCTGACCGGCAAG GACCCTCTGGAGCAGTATGGTATTGAAGATGAGACACGCTTCCAGGTCACTAGTGGCCTACAGCTCATGCCTAAAGACATTTAA
- the sf3a2 gene encoding splicing factor 3A subunit 2, with amino-acid sequence MDFQHRAGGKTGSGGVASSSESNRDRRERLRQLALETIDINKDPYFMKNHLGSYECKLCLTLHNNEGSYLAHTQGKKHQTNLARRAAKEAKEAPAQPAPEKVKVEVKKFVKIGRPGYKVTKQRDPESGQQSLLFQIDYPEIAEGIGPRHRFMSAYEQRIEPPDRRWQYLLLAAEPYETIAFKVPSREIDKAESRFWTHWNKDTKQFFLQFHFKMEKSLAPPSGPVPPMGVKRPPPLMSGIGPRPPNEAMPPPPPGGMHMPPLPPGAPGPPQMHHHHQMQHGGPGMGMPPLMRPPLPSDSHGGMPHQNN; translated from the exons ATGGATTTCCAACACAGAGCTGGGGGCAAGACTGGGAGTGGTGGCGTGGCGTCCTCCTCGGAGAGCAACCGGGATAGGCGAGAGCGGCTCCGCCAGCTGGCCCTGGAAACCATAGACATCAACAAGGACCCCTATTTCATGAAGAACCATCTGGGCTCTTATGAGTGTAAGCTGTGTCTGACACTCCACAACAATGAG GGCAGCTATCTGGCCCATACACAGGGAAAGAAGCATCAGACCAATTT AGCGAGAAGAGCAGCCAAAGAGGCAAAAGAAGCCCCTGCCCAGCCAGCCCCCGAAAAGGTGAAGGTTGAGGTCAAGAAATTTGTGAAGATTGGTCGACCAGGGTACAAAG TAACCAagcagagagatccagagagtgGGCAACAGTCTTTACTTTTCCAG ATTGATTACCCAGAGATAGCGGAGGGCATAGGGCCCAGGCATCGCTTCATGTCTGCATACGAGCAGCGCATCGAGCCCCCAGACCGTCGTTGGCAGTACCTTCTACTGGCTGCAGAACCATATGAGACCATCGCCTTCAAG GTGCCAAGCAGAGAGATTGATAAAGCCGAGAGTCGCTTCTGGACCCACTGGAACAAAGATACAAAACAG TTTTTCCTCCAATTCCACTTCAAGATGGAGAAATCCCTCGCTCCACCCAGCGGACCCGTACCCCCGATGGGTGTAAAGCGCCCCCCTCCGCTGATGAGTGGGATAGGGCCTCGGCCCCCCAATGAGGCCATGCCCCCTCCACCCCCAGGGGGGATGCATATGCCCCCCTTGCCCCCTGGTGCCCCTGGCCCTCCTCAGATGCACCACCACCATCAGATGCAACACGGTGGCCCCGGGATGGGCATGCCACCCCTGATGAGACCCCCGCTCCCTTCTGACAGTCATGGAGGAATGCCCCATCAAAACAACTGA
- the LOC106569539 gene encoding uncharacterized protein isoform X2, which translates to MEKSFEKFEELARPEPPPQKPVRRPGPGPEMYTQERRRTLQERTMPSQQEPPVMQQVPKMMPREPSLPARSMSLRKAMSLQNLSQIETPWEGVTLNRCLFIAITILLFSTGFQKLHETIKGGRGVEEEEYDIALTVRRSALRHKVQPQEPETSLYEVLFWWLPEFDDDDNEEADEGETKQGRVNKRVRERSLKGLRSNRTPERKLVKGREGKTKDKRAKRERDEETKGKKKGKQAKLRDVEKMDEEEEINEEEDEVKPKKLQKVLKSKAS; encoded by the exons ATGGAGAAGAGTTTTGAGAAATTTGAGGAGTTAGCCAGACCAGAACCTCCACCACAGAAGCCTGTCCGCAGACCAGGTCCAGGTCCag AAATGTACactcaggagaggaggaggaccctCCAGGAGAGGACCATGCCTTCTCAACAGGAACCTCCAGTCATGCAGCAAGTCCCCAAGATGATGCCCAGAGAACCCAGTCTCCCTGCCAGAAGCA TGTCTCTGCGTAAAGCTATGTCTCTCCAGAACTTGAGCCAGATAGAGACACCCTGGGAAGGGGTCACCCTCAACCGCTGTCTGTTCATAGCCATCACCATCCTGCTGTTCAGCACTGGCTTTCAGAAGCTACATG AAACCATAAAAGGTGGACGGggtgtggaggaagaggagtatGACATTGCACTGACTGTGAGGCGCTCCGCGCTGAGACACAAAGTCCAACCACAGGAG CCTGAGACGTCTCTGTATGAGGTGCTCTTCTGGTGGTTACCTGAGTTTGATGACGATGATAATGAAGAAGCTGATGAAGGGGAAACCAAACAAGGTCGTGTGAATAAAAGGGTTCGAGAGAGGTCGCTGAAGGGCCTGAGAAGcaacagaacaccagagagaaaACTTGTCAAAGGCAGAGAGGGGAAGACAAAAGATAAGAGggccaagagagagagggatgaagaaacTAAGGGAAAGAAAAAGGGAAAACAGGCCAAGCTGAGAGATGTGGAAAAaatggatgaggaagaggagataAATGAAGAGGAAGATGAGGTAAAACCCAAGAAGCTACAAAAGGTTCTGAAATCAAAAGCCAGCTAA
- the LOC106569539 gene encoding uncharacterized protein isoform X1 → MEKSFEKFEELARPEPPPQKPVRRPGPGPEMYTQERRRTLQERTMPSQQEPPVMQQVPKMMPREPSLPARSMSLRKAMSLQNLSQIETPWEGVTLNRCLFIAITILLFSTGFQKLHETIKGGRGVEEEEYDIALTVRRSALRHKVQPQEVVVQTYKILSRLSGLRNLIPDMPETSLYEVLFWWLPEFDDDDNEEADEGETKQGRVNKRVRERSLKGLRSNRTPERKLVKGREGKTKDKRAKRERDEETKGKKKGKQAKLRDVEKMDEEEEINEEEDEVKPKKLQKVLKSKAS, encoded by the exons ATGGAGAAGAGTTTTGAGAAATTTGAGGAGTTAGCCAGACCAGAACCTCCACCACAGAAGCCTGTCCGCAGACCAGGTCCAGGTCCag AAATGTACactcaggagaggaggaggaccctCCAGGAGAGGACCATGCCTTCTCAACAGGAACCTCCAGTCATGCAGCAAGTCCCCAAGATGATGCCCAGAGAACCCAGTCTCCCTGCCAGAAGCA TGTCTCTGCGTAAAGCTATGTCTCTCCAGAACTTGAGCCAGATAGAGACACCCTGGGAAGGGGTCACCCTCAACCGCTGTCTGTTCATAGCCATCACCATCCTGCTGTTCAGCACTGGCTTTCAGAAGCTACATG AAACCATAAAAGGTGGACGGggtgtggaggaagaggagtatGACATTGCACTGACTGTGAGGCGCTCCGCGCTGAGACACAAAGTCCAACCACAGGAGGTAGTGGTACAGACATACAAAATACTCTCCCGTCTCTCTGGGCTCAGAAACCTCATTCCCGACATG CCTGAGACGTCTCTGTATGAGGTGCTCTTCTGGTGGTTACCTGAGTTTGATGACGATGATAATGAAGAAGCTGATGAAGGGGAAACCAAACAAGGTCGTGTGAATAAAAGGGTTCGAGAGAGGTCGCTGAAGGGCCTGAGAAGcaacagaacaccagagagaaaACTTGTCAAAGGCAGAGAGGGGAAGACAAAAGATAAGAGggccaagagagagagggatgaagaaacTAAGGGAAAGAAAAAGGGAAAACAGGCCAAGCTGAGAGATGTGGAAAAaatggatgaggaagaggagataAATGAAGAGGAAGATGAGGTAAAACCCAAGAAGCTACAAAAGGTTCTGAAATCAAAAGCCAGCTAA